In one window of Nocardia brasiliensis DNA:
- a CDS encoding L,D-transpeptidase yields MSSTRFRNWAVRPVALAAAVLAAAGLALTATAQADPLWPGGPAWPGGPEVPAGPDLGTPPLIAPPPPAPVYAPCTAAKTRACMRLSTKEVWLMEDGKTVYGPQPIEIGRPGYESHVGVFDVDFKRRHFWSTMHNAPMEFAVFFDGDIATHIGPLDSMSHGCIRMNPDAAEQTYNHLEPGDIVEVVE; encoded by the coding sequence ATGAGCAGTACACGCTTTCGGAATTGGGCGGTCAGACCCGTGGCGCTGGCCGCGGCGGTGCTGGCGGCGGCCGGGCTCGCATTGACGGCAACCGCGCAGGCTGACCCGCTATGGCCCGGAGGCCCGGCATGGCCAGGCGGCCCGGAGGTTCCGGCAGGCCCGGATCTCGGCACCCCGCCGCTCATCGCGCCACCGCCGCCCGCGCCGGTCTACGCACCGTGCACCGCGGCGAAGACGCGCGCGTGCATGCGCCTGTCGACCAAGGAAGTGTGGCTGATGGAGGACGGCAAGACCGTCTACGGTCCGCAGCCGATCGAGATCGGCAGGCCGGGTTACGAGTCGCACGTCGGAGTCTTCGACGTCGACTTCAAGCGGCGGCACTTCTGGAGCACGATGCACAATGCTCCGATGGAGTTCGCGGTCTTCTTCGACGGCGACATCGCCACCCACATCGGCCCGCTCGACTCGATGTCGCACGGCTGTATCCGGATGAACCCGGATGCCGCCGAGCAGACCTACAATCACCTCGAGCCCGGCGACATCGTCGAGGTCGTGGAATAA
- a CDS encoding glycoside hydrolase — protein MSRRSALALAAAVPLGWFASHRAAAAGPAVRYTMTAFTNASETDLHVYESTDALHFRPVGKRAYRPPTGLLRDPSLFRHVDRAYYLTYTTGWEGQTIGFARSTDRRTWNHLYDFTVEIPGVTSTWAPEWLIDAQGQVNVIVSLSDGCSFTPHLMTATDRSLRSWTDLAPVAIEAAPDAPDPADLPAVDGKPCSTYGYIDTTVVRRDGRYYAFTKNETSKYIELAVGDAPGGPYTLCETGDWAHWGTPREGQCVIPLPDGGWRIFFDAYSDGKYFYSDCHDEFATWTEPRELPELSGTVRHFTVLPEYAGRPG, from the coding sequence ATGAGTCGCAGATCCGCACTGGCCCTGGCGGCGGCGGTGCCGCTGGGCTGGTTCGCGTCGCACCGGGCCGCGGCAGCCGGACCGGCGGTGCGGTACACCATGACCGCGTTCACCAACGCGAGCGAAACCGATTTGCATGTCTACGAATCCACCGACGCGCTGCACTTCCGACCGGTCGGCAAACGCGCCTATCGTCCGCCGACGGGCCTGCTGCGTGATCCGAGCTTGTTCCGGCACGTGGATCGCGCCTACTACCTCACCTACACCACCGGGTGGGAGGGACAGACCATCGGTTTCGCGCGCAGCACCGACCGGCGCACGTGGAATCACCTGTACGACTTCACCGTTGAGATTCCGGGTGTGACCTCCACCTGGGCGCCGGAATGGCTGATCGACGCACAGGGGCAGGTCAATGTCATCGTGTCGCTGTCGGACGGCTGCTCGTTCACCCCGCATCTGATGACCGCCACCGACCGATCGCTGCGCTCCTGGACCGACCTCGCCCCCGTGGCCATCGAGGCGGCGCCGGACGCACCGGACCCCGCCGACCTGCCCGCGGTGGACGGCAAACCGTGTTCGACCTACGGCTACATCGACACCACCGTGGTGCGGCGCGATGGCCGCTATTACGCGTTCACGAAGAACGAGACCAGCAAATACATCGAACTGGCCGTCGGCGACGCCCCTGGCGGGCCGTACACCCTGTGCGAGACCGGCGATTGGGCCCACTGGGGCACACCGCGCGAAGGCCAGTGCGTGATCCCGCTCCCCGACGGCGGGTGGCGGATCTTCTTCGACGCCTACAGCGACGGCAAGTACTTCTACAGCGATTGCCACGACGAGTTCGCCACCTGGACCGAACCCAGGGAACTGCCCGAACTGTCCGGCACCGTCCGGCATTTCACCGTGCTTCCCGAGTACGCGGGGCGGCCCGGCTGA
- a CDS encoding family 1 glycosylhydrolase gives MRTWTRRAASAVAASLVALLVPGVAVSVPPGPAAGVPALGPDFLWGVAASGFQSEGHVPESNWTNYIDDPEQGMDPYGNSIDFFDRYAGDIDLAKSLGVKVFRIGIEWARLQPTGPGQWDADGFAFYDKVVTKIIAAGMRPMITLDHWVYPGWAFDQGGWDSDEMVEHWLTNMKKVVDRYDRRDPLWVTINEPVAYIMHEVHKNGTDQHVMEDRVVEAHNAIYDYIHQKRRTAQVTSNIGYVAGEDEQANGQIVEKIRDRLDYVGVDYYFARGVAPSSVSAPVKEIADTQAIGMWQLPLRTEGIYYALKRYSLLFPGKPLYVVENGMPTEDDMPRLDGYTRSDHLRDTVYWLQRAKADGMNLMGYNYWSITDNYEWGSYTPRFGLYRVDAATDPGLVRKPTDAVATYTGIISDGGVPADYQPTREPAPCHVVDWYNGCTDPAPTP, from the coding sequence ATGCGTACTTGGACTCGGCGGGCAGCGAGCGCGGTGGCGGCCTCGCTGGTCGCGCTGCTGGTGCCCGGCGTGGCGGTGTCTGTTCCGCCGGGGCCTGCCGCGGGCGTGCCCGCGCTCGGCCCCGATTTCCTGTGGGGCGTCGCCGCGTCCGGCTTTCAATCGGAAGGTCATGTACCGGAAAGCAATTGGACCAACTACATCGACGACCCGGAACAGGGCATGGACCCGTACGGCAACTCGATCGACTTCTTCGATCGCTACGCCGGTGACATCGACCTCGCGAAATCGCTCGGCGTCAAGGTGTTCCGGATCGGCATCGAGTGGGCGCGACTGCAACCGACCGGTCCCGGCCAGTGGGACGCCGACGGCTTCGCGTTCTACGACAAGGTGGTCACCAAGATCATCGCGGCGGGCATGCGGCCGATGATCACCCTGGATCACTGGGTGTACCCGGGCTGGGCCTTCGACCAGGGCGGCTGGGACTCCGACGAAATGGTCGAGCACTGGCTGACCAATATGAAGAAGGTGGTCGACCGTTACGACCGGCGAGATCCCTTGTGGGTCACCATCAATGAGCCGGTCGCCTACATCATGCATGAGGTGCACAAGAACGGGACCGATCAGCACGTGATGGAGGACCGGGTCGTCGAGGCGCACAATGCGATCTACGACTACATCCACCAGAAGCGGCGCACCGCGCAGGTGACCAGCAATATCGGTTATGTCGCAGGCGAAGACGAGCAGGCCAACGGTCAGATCGTCGAAAAGATCAGGGACCGCCTCGATTACGTGGGTGTCGACTACTACTTCGCGCGCGGCGTCGCGCCGTCGAGTGTGTCCGCACCGGTCAAGGAGATCGCGGACACGCAGGCGATCGGCATGTGGCAGCTTCCGCTGCGGACCGAGGGCATTTACTATGCGCTGAAGCGATATTCGCTGCTGTTCCCGGGTAAACCGCTGTACGTGGTGGAGAACGGCATGCCAACCGAGGATGACATGCCTCGCCTGGACGGCTACACCCGCAGCGATCATCTGCGCGACACCGTCTACTGGTTGCAGCGGGCCAAGGCCGACGGCATGAACCTCATGGGCTACAACTACTGGAGCATTACCGACAATTACGAGTGGGGTAGCTACACACCTCGATTCGGCCTCTACCGGGTCGATGCCGCGACCGACCCCGGCCTGGTCCGCAAGCCCACCGACGCCGTCGCCACCTACACCGGGATCATCAGCGACGGCGGCGTGCCCGCGGACTATCAACCCACCCGCGAACCCGCCCCGTGCCACGTCGTCGACTGGTACAACGGCTGCACCGACCCGGCCCCCACCCCGTGA
- a CDS encoding AIM24 family protein has protein sequence MTALARGENRPAPADRMTVTVACAAGVDVSALLLGKDGRVRSDADFVFFNQPVGPGVTYRHGNGRADVVDVRTSALPADVDTVVVTASLDGSGPATFAGAGTLLSTIGSDSGTLTFPMDGLTTETAVVCVEIYRRADAWKVRAVGQGYDNGLAGIATAFGVNIDDEPAPPATGHGQPPTPPQSPTAPPQYPSAPPQYAPPPQHPAAPQHSAPPPAAPHYPAASAYPPPAAPAPQQGALPMQSDLFNPSHAEVNGIGIQKQGSKMIKVAVNGEVMARAGSMVAYQGDMQFKALGSGGIGRAIQQRLTGEGVPLMNVSGRGDLFLADSAADVHLIDLDGTDGLTINGSNVLAFDTSLSYNIQRVQGAAGVASNAGLFNCVFTGRGRIAITTHGSPVVLNVDQPTYADPQAAVAWSSSLQTGIKRNDSFGLGRLIGRSTGEGLTLSFSGRGFVIVQPSELPPGGLLGGTGGGQQAGQSGGALGGLFG, from the coding sequence ATGACGGCCCTGGCTCGCGGTGAGAACCGCCCCGCGCCCGCCGACCGGATGACGGTCACCGTCGCCTGCGCCGCCGGGGTGGACGTATCGGCGCTGCTGCTCGGCAAGGACGGCCGGGTCCGCTCCGACGCCGACTTCGTCTTCTTCAATCAGCCGGTCGGCCCCGGCGTCACCTATCGGCACGGCAACGGCCGCGCCGACGTGGTGGACGTGCGGACCAGCGCCCTGCCCGCCGATGTGGACACCGTCGTGGTCACCGCCAGCCTGGACGGCAGCGGACCGGCCACCTTCGCGGGCGCGGGCACGCTGCTGTCCACCATCGGATCCGATTCCGGCACACTGACTTTCCCGATGGACGGGCTCACCACCGAGACCGCCGTGGTCTGTGTGGAGATCTATCGGCGCGCCGACGCGTGGAAGGTGCGCGCGGTCGGCCAGGGGTACGACAACGGCCTGGCCGGTATCGCGACCGCGTTCGGCGTGAACATCGACGACGAGCCCGCGCCGCCCGCCACCGGCCACGGGCAGCCCCCGACGCCGCCGCAATCTCCGACCGCGCCCCCGCAATACCCCTCGGCGCCACCGCAATACGCCCCGCCGCCGCAGCACCCCGCCGCGCCACAGCACTCCGCGCCGCCGCCGGCCGCGCCCCACTACCCCGCGGCTTCGGCTTACCCGCCGCCCGCCGCGCCCGCACCTCAGCAAGGAGCACTGCCGATGCAGAGCGATCTGTTCAACCCCAGCCACGCCGAGGTCAACGGCATCGGCATTCAGAAGCAGGGCAGCAAGATGATCAAGGTCGCCGTCAACGGCGAGGTCATGGCGCGGGCCGGCTCGATGGTCGCCTACCAGGGCGATATGCAGTTCAAGGCGCTCGGCTCCGGCGGCATCGGCCGGGCGATCCAGCAGCGGCTCACCGGCGAGGGCGTGCCGCTGATGAACGTGTCCGGGCGCGGCGATCTGTTCCTTGCCGACAGCGCCGCCGACGTGCACCTGATCGATCTCGACGGCACCGACGGCCTCACCATCAACGGCTCCAACGTGCTCGCGTTCGACACCTCGCTGTCCTACAACATCCAGCGGGTGCAGGGCGCGGCGGGCGTTGCGAGCAACGCTGGGTTGTTCAACTGCGTTTTCACCGGTCGTGGCCGGATCGCCATCACCACGCACGGCTCGCCGGTGGTGCTGAACGTCGATCAGCCGACCTACGCCGATCCGCAGGCCGCGGTGGCCTGGTCGTCGAGCCTGCAGACCGGGATCAAGCGCAACGACTCCTTCGGCCTCGGCAGGCTGATCGGCCGGAGCACCGGCGAGGGTTTGACGCTGTCGTTCTCCGGCCGTGGTTTCGTCATCGTGCAGCCCTCGGAATTGCCGCCGGGCGGTTTGCTCGGCGGGACCGGCGGCGGCCAGCAGGCCGGGCAGAGCGGCGGCGCGTTGGGCGGATTGTTCGGTTAG
- a CDS encoding DUF1304 domain-containing protein, producing MRVAAEILVGLVAALHVYILVMEMFLWTTPRVRAAFGSSVEFAEQTKVLAANQGLYNGFLAAGLIWGLLAADPVAHAAMIFFTACVVVAGVYGAATASRRILLVQALPGAIALIAVLIAGSKG from the coding sequence GTGCGCGTAGCAGCGGAGATCCTGGTCGGACTTGTGGCGGCCCTGCACGTCTACATCCTGGTCATGGAAATGTTCCTGTGGACCACGCCGCGGGTGCGGGCGGCCTTCGGCAGCTCGGTCGAATTCGCCGAACAGACAAAGGTGCTCGCGGCGAATCAGGGCCTGTACAACGGTTTTCTCGCGGCCGGCTTGATCTGGGGACTGCTCGCCGCCGACCCGGTCGCACACGCGGCGATGATCTTCTTCACCGCGTGCGTGGTCGTCGCGGGTGTGTACGGGGCGGCGACCGCCAGCCGCCGAATCCTGCTGGTACAGGCGCTGCCGGGGGCGATCGCGCTGATCGCCGTACTCATCGCGGGCAGCAAGGGGTAG